From a single Coffea arabica cultivar ET-39 unplaced genomic scaffold, Coffea Arabica ET-39 HiFi ptg000056l, whole genome shotgun sequence genomic region:
- the LOC140032781 gene encoding uncharacterized protein, giving the protein MREHRISGLKIAPESPTLSYLFFAYDTLIFCRASKEEAGKVKQLLEIYGEASGQRINTEKSFVLFSKKTEESSIEEILNVLGGMKQVRQSKYLVLPMIIGRSKKHVFKYIREKVNSRINGWKEKLLSQAGKEVLLKAYQTML; this is encoded by the coding sequence ATGAGGGAACACAGGATATCAGGATTAAAAATTGCTCCTGAAAGTCCTACTCTGTCATATCTCTTTTTTGCATATGACACATTAATCTTCTGTAGAGCATCTAAAGAAGAAGCAGGTAAGGTCAAACAGCTGCTAGAGATATATGGAGAGGCATCAGGACAACGTATAAACACAGAGAAATCATTTGTGCTATTTAGCAAGAAAACGGAAGAGAGCAGCATTGAGGAGATTCTGAATGTGTTGGGAGGAATGAAACAAGTGAGGCAGAGTAAATACTTGGTGCTTCCTATGATAATTGGGAGATCTAAGAAACATGTTTTCAAATATATAAGAGAAAAAGTGAATAGTAGAATCAATGGATGGAAGGAAAAACTGCTAAGCCAAGCTGGTAAAGAGGTGTTGTTGAAAGCATACCAAACTATGCTATGA